CTGGGGCGGGGACGGAACAGTGGGCGCCGCGGCATCGGCCGCCATCGAACATTCCCTGCCGTTGCTCGTGCTGCCCGGGGGAACCCTCAACCACTTTGCCCGTGACGCCGGAATCGGAAGCCTCAAGGACGCACTGAAAGCGGCGGCGGGTGGCGAGGCTGCCCTCGCGGACGTCGGCGTGGTGTCGGTGGAGCGCGGCCTGGCCGGGAACCCGGAGACCGTGGAACTCATCATGCTGAACACGGCGAGCATCGGCATGTACCCCAACCTGGTCAGGCGCCGCGAGCACCTGCAACCTGCCCTCGGCAAGCCGCTGGCGGGAGTGGTCGCCATGTTCCGGACGTTTGCTGCAGGCACACCGACCACACTGATTGTGGACGGTGTGCGGCACAGACTCTGGATCGCCTACGTCGGGCGCGGCCGCTACTATCCCCGGGACCATGCGCCTCTGATGCGCCCGGTCCTGGATGACGGGGTACTGGACGTCCGGATGATCACCGCGGACGAATCCCTTGCCCGGCTCCGACTGCTCTGGTCAGTCCTGACCGGAACCGTGGCCACTTCCAGGATCACGCACCTGAGGGAGGCCACGCGTCTCCGCGTTGATTCTGCGGGTTCGCCGATGGTTCTTGCGGTCGACGGCGAGGTCCTGGCCGGTGTGCGCAGCGCGGAGTTCAGGGTTGAACGGCGGGCGCTGACGTATTACTCGCCACAACCCTGAAGCGCCGGTCATCCGTCCGGACTACCCTGAATCAACCCTGAATCATCCCTGAGACCGGCGAAACCGGGACGTCCCGTCTGTAGCGTTGAGGATGCACACCACACTTCCGTGCATCCAGCAGCCAGCAGCTGCCGTTCGAAGGAACACTCATGATCGAGGCAAAAGGCCTGACCAAGGTCTACGGCGGCAAAGCCGCAGTCGGCGGCGTTAGTTTCACCGTCCAGGCAGGCCAGGTAACAGGCTTCCTGGGCCCTAACGGCGCCGGCAAATCAACCACCATGCGTATGGTCATGGGACTGGACCGGCCGACGTCGGGCACGGTCACCGTCAACGGCCTCCCGTACGCCGAGCACAAGGCGCCGCTTCACGAGGTAGGCGCGCTGCTGGACGCTAAAGCCGTCCACACGAGCCGCAGCGCCTACAACCACCTGCTGGCGATGGCAGCCACCCACGGCATCCCGAAGTCCCGGGTGAACGAGGTCATTGAGATGACCGGCCTGGAGGCCGTGGCCAAAAAGAAGGCGGGCGGGTTTTCGCTCGGAATGGGGCAGCGCCTGGGCATAGCCGCGGCGCTGCTTGGCGACCCGCAGACCCTGATCCTGGACGAACCGGTCAACGGCCTGGATCCGGAGGGGGTGCTCTGGGTCCGCAACCTGGTGAGGTACCTGGCCAACCAGGGCAAAACCGTTTTCCTCTCCTCGCACCTGATGAGCGAGATGGCCCAGACCGCCGACCACCTGATAGTGATCGGCCGGGGCCGGATTATCGCCGATGCCCCCGTCCAGCAGATCATCGCCGGAACACGCCAGGCACGCACACTGGTCCGCACCTCCTCCGCCTCGCAACTGGCGGCCCTGCTGGCCGGGGACGGGGTGAAGGTGGACCAGAGCGAGACGGAGACCCTGGAAGTGACGGGGATGGATTCGCGGCAGATCGCCCAGGTTGCGCTGGAAAACCGGGTGCTGGTCTACGAACTCACCCCGCAGCATTCGTCCCTGGAAGACGCCTATTTCGATCTCACGAAGGACGAGGTGGAGTACCACTCGCACCTCGCCGACGGACCCGCCGGAGAATATGCCAGCGCGACGGCAGGAAAGTAAGGACGATGACCATCATGACTCAAACCCGCACACGTGCCCGTTCCACAGCCAGTTCCACCGCAGGTACCGGCGGCGTGACCTTCCCTCGGGTGCTGAGGTCCGAATGGATCAAGCTCCGGTCACTGATGTCTACCCGCATCCTGTTGCTGCTCACCCTCGTGGCCATCATCGGCGTCGGCGGCCTGGCCGTCCTGATCCGGTACACCTACCTGGAAAACATAGCGCGCACCGCACGGGACCAGGGCCAGACGATGACCCCGGAAATGATGGAAAAGTCCTTCCCGCCCGGATCCGGCTTTGACCTCTACAACCTTCCCAACGCCGGCCTGCAGATCGGCATCCTGGTGCTGGGCTCACTTGCAGTGCTGTTCATCTCCTCGGAATACGCCACGGGCATGATCCGCTCCACCATGAACGCGGTTCCCCGCCGGACCCCCGCCTTCCTGGCCAAGGCCATCCTGCTGGCGGTGGTTTCCTACGTCATCACCACAGTCGCAGCCGTGGCAACCTTCCTGATTGCGATGCCTGTGTTCCAGGGACTGGGCTTTGATCTTGACTGGTCCACTGACGGCGTTCTGTACAGCGTCTTCACGGGGGGCCTGTACGTGGCCGGTGTGGCACTGATCGGTTTGTCCCTGGGGACCCTGCTGCGGAACTCGGCCGGTGGCATCACTGTCCTGGTGGGCATGTTCTTCGTCCTGTCCATCGCTTCGAGCTTCATGACCCTGATTCCCGGTGAATTCTGGAAGTACGTGCCGCAGTACATCCCCAGTGAGGCCGGCGGACGCTTCCTTTCCATCGGCCACACCGACGGGGTGATCGACCCCTGGCAGGGCGGACTGGTCTTCCTCGGCTACGTGGTTCTCTTCCTGGTTCCGGCACTGGTCGTGCTGAAGAAACGCGACGTCTAGGAAGCCGCAACGTCTAGGCTCAGACCATGAGCGACCCCTTACCAGTGAAGGACGCGCCGGCCGGCCAGGCTGACGCGTCCTTTGCCGAACTCACCGCCAGGCGCCGCGGCCTGCTTCGCCGCTACCTGCACCGGCATCCCCGGATGATGGATGCGGTGGTGGCCCTCTGCTACGCGCTGCTGGTGGCTCCGACCGTAGCGGATGCCGTCACGTCAGGGGCATGGCTGGCGGCGGTCCTCCTGTTTGCGGTGGCCGGCGCGCTGTTTTTCCGGCGAACATATCCTGTGGTTCTGGTGGCCTTTGTGGCCGTGGTTGAAGTGGCCGTCACGCTCCTCCATCCGTGGGGCTCGAACGTTTCAGCCGGGCTCTGGTTTTCGCTGTATGCCGTGGCCGTCGTGCACACACGGCGGTTCGCGTTCATTACGCTGGCCGCGGCCACCGCGCCGCTGGCGTTGCTGTACCTCCTTGCCGCCGTCGGCCCGATGGAACATCCCTTCGTCCACGGGACCGGACCGAATCCCGCCGACTTCCAGCTCCTGTCCAGCATTGCCACGGGGGCGACCATTGCACTGTCCAACGTCATCGCCACCGGAATCGGGATCTCCGTGCGGCAGCGGCGTGAACATGAGCAGGAAATTGCGGCGTGGGCCGCCAGGACAGCCAGTCTGGCGTCCGTGAACGAACGGACCCGGATCGCCCGTGAAATGCACGACGTCGTGGCGCACTCGCTGACGGTGATGATCAGCCTGTCGGACGGTGCCGCGGTGGTGGTCAGGAAGAGTCCGGAGCGCGCGGGCGAGGTGCTGGGTGAGCTGTCCCGCACCGGCCGCACGGCGCTTGCGGACATGCGGCGGGTACTCGGCGTGCTTCGGGACGACGCCGGCGCGGCGGCGCCCCGCCAGCCCCTCGCATCCGCGGACAGCCTGGACAAGCTGCTGGAGGGCTTCAGAACCGCGGGCCTGCCGTTGCACTACTCGCACACCGGGCCTGCCCTGCCTGAGGACGCGGCCTTCCGGCTGACCGTCTACCGGATTGTGCAGGAGTCCCTCACGAACGTGCTCCGGTACGCCCGTTCCCTGAGCCGGGTGGACGTAAGAATTATCCGGGCCGGTTCCACCGTCACCATTGACGTGCTCGACGACGGCGCAGGGCAGGGATCGGATCCCGCCTGGGGATCGGGGCAGGGGCTGGCAGGCATGGCCGAGCGCGCCCGGATCTACTCCGGCACCGTGGAAGCCGGCCGGAAAGGCCAGGGCTGGAGCGTCCGGGCTGTCCTTGCCTGGCCCGGCGACCAGGAGGACGAAGTGCCCAAAGCCGTCAATAGTGCAGTGCCCGGACCAGCCGAACAACTTCAAGGCAGGAAATGACTGAAAAACAACGGATCACTATCCTGCTGGTGGATGACCAGCCCCTCCTCAGGATGGGCTTCCGTCTGATACTCGAAGGCGAGGATGACCTCCGGATCGTAGGAGAGGCTTCCGACGGCGCCGAGGCAGTGCGGCTTGTCCGGGAACTGAACCCCGACGTCGTACTGATGGACGTCCGGATGCCGGTGCTTGACGGTATCGAGGCGACCCGTGCCATCACCGCCACCGGATCCGGCGCCAGGATCATCATCCTGACCACGTTTGACGTGGACGAATACGCCTTTGCCGGGCTGCAGGCCGGTGCCTCCGCGTTCCTCCTGAAGGACGTGGCACCTCCGGAACTGATCAATGCTGTCCGAGTGGTTGCCAGCGGGGATGCCGTGGTGGCGCCACGAGTCACGCAGCGGCTCCTGGAAACGTACGTACGAGGCGCCAACAGCCCTGCTCCTGCTGCCACCATGCGCGACCCCCTGCTTGATGACCTCACGCCCCGCGAAACGGAAATGCTGGAGGCCATGGCCGAAGGATTGTCCAACGCGGAAATCGCCCACCGGTATTTCCTGTCCGAGGCCACCGTCAAGACCCACGTCCGGAGGATTCTCACCAAACTCCATTTGCGGGACCGCGTCCAGGCCGTTGTATACGCCTACGAGACGGGCCTGGTGGTCCCAAGCAACCCCGACTACTGAGAGCTGGTGGCTCACAGTCCACTCACAGGAAGGCCCTATGCCCGGCACAGTGCCTGCTACTTTGATGGACCCATGAACACTTCACACACACCCTCTGATCCCCACACCTCCCTTGACCTGACGCCGCAGGAGCCGCACCCCAACCACGACCGCGGCCTGGAGTTCGACCTCTCGACGCTCATGAGCCGCCGCTCGCTGGGGATGTTCTTCGGTGTCGGCGGTGCCGCCGTGGCCCTGTCCGCCTGCACACCCGGCGGGTCCAGTTCCACAGCCAGCACGTCGGCGTCCAGCGCCACCGCTACTGCCGCGGAAACCGCTACCGCAAGTGCCGCCGCCACTTCGTCAGCCGCTACCGCCACGCCGACGCTGACCCGGGCCATTGCCGAGTGCGGGGTGGAAATCCCGAAGGAAACAGCCGGCCCCTACCCCGGCGACGGCTCCAATGGCCCCAACGTCCTGGAAGCATCAGGGGTGGTCCGCCAGGGCATCACCTCAAGCTTCGGGACGTCCAGCACCAAGGCTGAAGGCGTACCTCTGACCATCACCCTCACCCTCCTGGACAACGCCAACGGCTGCGTCCCGCTGGCCGGAGCCGCCGTCTATGCCTGGCACTGTGACCGAAGCGGAAAATACTCCATGTACGACGCCGGGCTCGCCAACGAAAACTACCTCCGCGGCGTCCAGGAAGCAGACGCCAACGGCCAGGTCACCTTCACCTCGATCTTCCCGGCCGCCTACTCCGGCCGCTGGCCCCACATCCACTTCGAGGTGTTCGAGTCCATGAGCAATGCCACATCGGCGGGGCAGGTGCTGGCGGTTTCCCAGATAGCCCTGACCCAGGCTGCCTGTGATGACGTTTACGCCACACCAGGCTACGAGGCCAGTGTTGCCAACATGAAACGCACCACCCTGAAATCGGACAACGTGTTCGGCGACGATGGCGGCATCTACCAGTTGGCCACCATGACTGGTTCCGCTGCTGCCGGGTACACCGCAGGGCTCAACGTCACAGTCTGAGTCACCGGCTGAGCCACGGCCTGAAGCCGGATTGGCGGCCGGCCGCCGGCGTTAGACTCAAGACCATGCCTTCACCTTCTTCCGCCGCAGAGCACATCCAGGACCTCGGCGCGTATGTCAGCGCGTCGCCGTCGAGCTTTCACGCCGCCCATGAGGCAGCACGGAGGCTGGAGACGGCCGGTTTTGCCCGCCTGGACGAGCTGGACCCCTGGGAAGGCATGGCAGGTAAGTACTTCATGATCCGGGACGGAGCCCTGATCGCGTGGGTGGTGCCGGAGGGGGCCGGCCCGGTCACTGGGTTCAACATCCTGGGCGCGCATACCGATTCACCGTCATTCAAGCTCAAGCCGAAGCCCACCATAGGCAGCCAGGGCTGGCTTCAGGCCGGCGTCGAGATTTATGGCGGACCGCTGCTGAACTCCTGGCTGGACCGTGAGCTGCAACTGGCAGGCAGGCTGGTCATGCTGGATGGGACGCAGCACCTGACCGCCACAGGGCCCATGCTCCGGTTCGCGCAGTTGGCCATCCACCTGGACCGGGCAGTGAACGACGGGCTCACCCTGGACAAGCAGCGCCACATGAACCCTGTGTGGGGACTTGGCAGCCCTGGGGATGTTGACCTGCTGGCGGTGCTCGCCCAGCACGCATCCGGCGGGCAAGGCGTGAAGGCGGCGGAGATTGGCGGGTACGACGTCGTCATGGCGGACACGCAGCCGCCTGCGGTTTTCGGGGCCAGGGGTGAGTTCTTCGCCTCCGGACGCCTGGACAACCTTTCCGCCACCCACGCCGGGCTGGCCGCGCTGATCGCGCATGCTTCCCGCACCGCAAGCTCGTCCGCGCCGATCGCCGTCCTGGCGGCGTTTGACCACGAGGAAATCGGCTCCAACTCGCGCTCGGGCGCCTGCGGACCGGTCCTGGAAGACGTACTGGTGCGGATCTCAGACGGCCTGGGCGCCACAGTGAGCCAGCGGCGGCAGGCGCTTGCGGCGTCGTTCTGCATCTCTGCCGACGCCGGTCATGCGGTGCACCCCAATTACGCGGAGCGGCACGATCCTGCCAACCAGCCTGTCCTCAACGGCGGCCCGCTACTGAAAATCAACGCAAACCAGCGCTACGCCACGGACGCCAATGGTGCTGCCTTCTGGGCCCGTCTCTGTGCCAGGGCTGAGGTGCCCTACCAGGAATTCGTATCCAACAATGTGATGCCTTGTGGCTCCACCATCGGCCCGCTGACGGCCACCCGGCTCGGAATCCGAACGGTGGATGTCGGCGTTCCGCTGCTGTCCATGCACTCCGCCCGCGAGCTCTGCGGAGTGGAGGACCCGCACAGGCTTGCCAAGGTCACGGAGTTATTCTTCCGGACCGTGGCGTAACTACCCCGCCGCTCACCCGGGCCCGGGCCCGGGTGGTTGAAATGCGCAGCCGATTCTTTTGCCGCACGGGCATAAACCGCCATACCTAATTTCCGCCCGGACAATAACCCCTATACCTAATTTATAAGCATTGCAATAACCCCGGTACCTACGGGTGGTGCCTCAATAGGGGGATAAAAAGTGAGTACCTACTACTCGTGACATTACCTTTGGCCGGACCATAGGCTCTACGACACGGGCAGAGTCAAAGGCTAATGAGAGCTGGGGCCAGAGACCAGACCATGACCGGTAAGAGCTAGTGACGCGCTCTTCTACCGAGTAGAGCGCGACGTCGTCGGATTGTCCGTTCTGTCATGAAGTGGTGAGGCATTTGTCTATTTCCACCCAGCTTCCAATTTCCTTTTCTGAGCCGGCAGTCCCCTCGCCGAGGGCGTCGATAAGTGTGGTTATCCCAACGCTCAATGAGGCCATGAATCTTCCTTGGGTCCTTCGCCGCATGCCGTCGTATGTGGACGAGGTGGTGATTGTTGATGGGCGCTCCGTGGACCACACTGTCGACGTTGCCCGCGCACTTCGAGTCGACGTCGTCGTCGTGGCTGAGCCGCGTAAGGGAAAAGGTGTTGCAGTTCGTGCGGGATTCGCCGCAGCCTCGGGCGACATCATCGTCATGCTTGACGCGGACGGAAGCATGGACCCTCAGGAGATTGGCTGGTTCGTTTCCCCCCTGCAGCACGACTATGACTTCGTAAAGGGGTCACGTTATGTCACCGGCGGCGGGTCCGAAGACCTGACGTTCTTACGGAATGCCGGCAACCGGGCGCTTACCGGGTTGGCCAACGCCGTACTGCACAGCAACTACTCTGATCTTTGCTACGGATACATAGCGTTCCGGAGGGAATGCCTGGAGGTCTTGCAGTTAGCGTCGGACGGGTTCGAAATAGAAACCGAGCTGATTGTCCGTGCGGCCAGGGCAGGCCTGCGCATTGCCGAGGTACCGAGCATTGAGCTGGATCGCATCTCGGGGGCCTCTCACCTGCAGACGTTCCGTGACGGGTGGCGGGTCCTTGGCACGCTGGCGAGGGAATGTGCGTTGTGGGAGGCGCCCACCGCAGGCGCCAGGCCCGAGGCCCTCCGTCGGGTGAAGTATGCCTATGCCAACATCCGCTTTCCGCGCACACCAACGGATCCCCAGACCGTTCTCTCACTGGCGCAGGGAATGTGACATGTACGCGTTCAACCCGCCTCCGACTGTCTCCGTTGTCATCTGTTGCTACACGATGGCCCGCTGGGAACTTCTGCTGGATGTCATAGGATCCGTCCGCAATCAAACGATGCCCCCGAAAGAGGTCATTGTTGTTGTTGACCACAATGAGGACTTGTATAAGCGTCTCGTTGCGGTGGTGGATGACGTGACTCTGGTGGAGAGCGCCGGTCCCCGAGGACTCTCCGGTGCACGCAATACGGGGGTGGGGCTCGCGGATTCCGACGTCGTAGCCTTCCTGGACGACGACGCCCAGGCAGCCCCGGACTGGCTCGAGCGCCTGGTGGTTTTCTACGACGATCCCGATGTCCTGGCCGTGGGCGGCGGCGTTCAACCCGTCTGGGAATCCGGCCGTCCTGCCTACTTCGGCGAGGAGCTGGATTGGATTGTTGGCTGCAGTCACCGCGGCATGCCCAAGGTAGCCTCCGAAGTCCGGAACGTCATCGGTGCGAACATGTCGTTTCGACTGGAAGTTCTCCGGCAAGTCGGGGGCTTTAACCTCGCTCTTGGCCGCCAGGGGACAAAACCCCTTGGCTGTGAAGAGACGGAGATCTGTATCCGTTCCATCATGGGCTCTCCCGGATCCCGCATCGTCTATGAACCGGCTGCCGTGGTGCACCACCACGTGCCAGCGAGCAGGGGAACCGTGCGCTACATGCTGGCCCGGTCCTGGTCGGAAGGGCTGTCAAAGGCACAGGTCAGCGAAATCGTAGGCCACAAGCGTGCGCTGGGACCGGAACGGCGCTATGTACGCAGCATCCTTCCGCGCGCTGTTGCAGCTGGAATCTACGGCTGGAGCACCGGAAGCAACCCCCAGGGGCTAGGCCGTGCAGCGGCCGTTCTCGCGGTGTTGGCCTTCACGTCGGCCGGATACCTGCGGGGGCGCCGGCTCGGTCACGTCTCCACAACCCAGCTGAGCAGGACAGCTGACCAAAGAGCCCCCTGGAGGGAAGTCCAGTGAGTGAACGCGAGAATGAGCTGCTCTCCGCCGACGATACGCGGTTGGAGCTGCAAAATCAGACCGGATCAACAAAGAACGGACATGTTATGCCGACCTACAACGAACGAGCCCGGTTGCTGCTGCACCCGGGAACAGTTGTGCGAGGTTCCGCCGATGTTGCGACGCCCGGCGGGATGCCTGAACGCAAGGCGCGCTGGACTTCCTGGCTTGCCATAGGGCGGGGAAGTGGTGGCTCTGCCATTCTTCGCCTTCGCGGTCTGCGGAGTCTGCGGTTCCATGCATTGCTGACGGCGCTGCTGCTTGCCCTGGCTGCCCTGATGGTGCCGGGTACGGCATCGGCCGCCACAGGTGATGTTGGGACCGAGGGTCCGTCGCATTCCGGGACGGGGACGCCTACGGGTACGAAACGGGCGATCAGTGCGTTGTGGTTCAACGACGGGACCTGGTGGGGGAACCTGTGGGACACTGCCAGCTCGGACTTTCATATCTTCCGGTTCAATGCCCCAACGAACTCATGGGTCAACACCGGTGTGACGACGGAAACGCGGTCAAACACTCACCATGACGTGCTGTGGGACGGGACGACGTTGTATGTGGCGAGCTATCAGTTCGTCAATGATGGCCTGCCAGCTGTGGCGGGCTATCCGACCACGATGCGGCGCTTCAAATACGACTCGAGCACAAAGAAGTACTCGCTCCTGGGCTCCTCACAGATCAACAACTCCAAAGTTGAAGTTCTCACCATCGACAAGGACTCCACGGGTAAGGTGTGGTCCACCTGGCAGCAGGGGAACCAGATCTATCTGAACGTTTATGACCCTGCAACCAACAAGTGGGGGACGCCGTTCAAGCACCCGTCGTCGTTGAGCAACGTGTCTGTGGACGACACGTCGGCTGTGATCGCGTTCGACGGCAACAAGATGGGTGTGATGTGGAGCCGCCAAGTGGGTGATGCCACCGACGGCATGTACTGGAGCTACCACGTGGATGGAGATCCGAACACCACCTGGACCGCTCCTGTCGCGGCGGTGAAGGGGCAGCGCAGCGGTGATGACCATATGAATTTGAAGTGGCTGGACTCCACGGATGGCCAGGTTTTCGCCGCTACAAAGACTTCCTTCATTCAAGCTTCCCAGCCGCTGATCCAGCTGTTGGTATTGAATGGCACGACGTGGACTGCGCACACGATCGCGACTGTGTCGGAGTGTCCAAACAGGGTGATCATCCTGATTGACGAGAGCACGACGCCAAAAACGCTTCGTACCTTCGCTACCTATCCGAAGCCAAGCGGCACCACGAACGCTGGTGTCTGTACCAGCTCGGGAGGCGCGATCTACGAAAAGTCCACGAAGCTGGACAACATCAGCTTCACCACCACGAAAACGCCTCGTATCGTGGACGCCGACCAGTATGTCCACAACGTGACGTCGACAAAGCAGAACCTCAACAATTCGACGGGCACGGCCAACAGTGGCCTGCTGGTGCTCGCCGATGTGAATGCCACAAGCCGTTACTGGCACTACTACGAACCCAAAGTCGGTGGTGATACGACGGCTCCAACGGTGACGACTACCTCACCGACTGGCGGTGCTACCGGTGTGGCGGTGACGGCGAATGTGACCGGGACGTTCTCGGAGGCGATGAACGCGTCTACCGTTACCTCGAGCACGGTCACGTTGACGGCAGGGGGGACGCCGGTGCCGGCCGCTGTAACGTACGATGCCACGAACAAAGTTGCGACGTTGAATCCGACTGCGGACCTCGCGGCGGCAACGACGTACACGGCAACGATTAAGGGCGGCTCCAGTGGGGTGAAGGATGTTGCCGGTAACGCGTTGGCGTCGGACAAGACGTGGACCTTCACCACGGCTCCCGCAGGTGGTGATACGACACCTCCAACGGTGACGGGTACGTCTCCGACTGGCGGTGCTACCGGTGTGGCGGTGACGGCGAATGTGACCGGGACGTTCTCGGAGGCGATGAACGCGTCTACCGTTACCTCGAGCACGGTCACGTTGACGGCAGGGGGGACGCTGGTGCCGGCCGCTGTAACGTACGATGCCACGAACAAAGTTGCGACGTTGAATCCGACTGCGGACCTCGCGGCGGCAACGACGTACACGGCAACGATTAAGGGCGGCTCCAGTGGGGTGAAGGATGTTGCCGGTAACGCGTTGGCGTCGGACAAGACGTGGACCTTCACCACGAGTGCTCAGACTTCGGGGGGCTCCATTCAGCGCCAAGGCATGAGCACACTGGTTAACACGACGAGTGCCACGAGCCACACGATTACCAAGCCCGCTTCGGCGGCGACAGGCCAAGTCTGTGTCGCTTCATTGGCGCTCAACGGCTCGACCGTTTCAGCGGCCCCGGCTGGGTGGACCCAGTTTGCCGCAGTTACGTCGATCACCAACCCGCATCTGTATGGCTACTACCACGTCATGGGGGCCTCCGAACCGGCCAGCTACACCTGGACTACAGCAGGGTCGGTCGCTAGCGGTGGCGGCATCAGTTGCTACTCCGGCGTGAACACTACAACTCCGTTGGACACAACAGCCTCGGTAGCCGCGTCTGCCGTCGCTGCAACGACGGGCTCGGTTTCTGGAGTCACCACAACAACCGCGGGAGCTATGCTCGTCGGTGCAATTGCCATCAACTCAAGCAATACCACCATCGCAATCACTGGCCCGTCAGGCATGGCAGAAGTGTATGACGTCGGTGGTAAGCGCACTGAGCTTGACGATGGCCTCCAGGCAGCCGCTGGTTCCTTAGGCAGCAAGTCTTGGACATGGACCAGCGGTTCGGCGCGCGAATGGGCCGGCTGGCTCGTCGCCCTCCGCGCCCAATAACCACCATCCGACCGACAGTATCTAGACAGGGGACAAAAATGAACAACAGGCAGACCAAGACCAAGGCACTGCACTTCGACATCCACGGCCGCATCAGCATTAGCGTCGATGCCAAGGCGCCGGCAGCACACCAGCTGCGGACCATGCTGGCCTGTTTCGCCACCGATGCCGAACGGCCTGCTGACATCGTGGTCGATGCCCGGCCGGAGCCGATGCCGGATGCAGGTCTGCTGGAGCACGAGCTCGCGTACACCGAGGACAGCGTGCGGTTCAATGCCGATCGGGTCCAGGTCG
Above is a window of Arthrobacter pascens DNA encoding:
- a CDS encoding ABC transporter ATP-binding protein, translated to MIEAKGLTKVYGGKAAVGGVSFTVQAGQVTGFLGPNGAGKSTTMRMVMGLDRPTSGTVTVNGLPYAEHKAPLHEVGALLDAKAVHTSRSAYNHLLAMAATHGIPKSRVNEVIEMTGLEAVAKKKAGGFSLGMGQRLGIAAALLGDPQTLILDEPVNGLDPEGVLWVRNLVRYLANQGKTVFLSSHLMSEMAQTADHLIVIGRGRIIADAPVQQIIAGTRQARTLVRTSSASQLAALLAGDGVKVDQSETETLEVTGMDSRQIAQVALENRVLVYELTPQHSSLEDAYFDLTKDEVEYHSHLADGPAGEYASATAGK
- a CDS encoding ABC transporter permease; translation: MTQTRTRARSTASSTAGTGGVTFPRVLRSEWIKLRSLMSTRILLLLTLVAIIGVGGLAVLIRYTYLENIARTARDQGQTMTPEMMEKSFPPGSGFDLYNLPNAGLQIGILVLGSLAVLFISSEYATGMIRSTMNAVPRRTPAFLAKAILLAVVSYVITTVAAVATFLIAMPVFQGLGFDLDWSTDGVLYSVFTGGLYVAGVALIGLSLGTLLRNSAGGITVLVGMFFVLSIASSFMTLIPGEFWKYVPQYIPSEAGGRFLSIGHTDGVIDPWQGGLVFLGYVVLFLVPALVVLKKRDV
- a CDS encoding sensor histidine kinase, which encodes MSDPLPVKDAPAGQADASFAELTARRRGLLRRYLHRHPRMMDAVVALCYALLVAPTVADAVTSGAWLAAVLLFAVAGALFFRRTYPVVLVAFVAVVEVAVTLLHPWGSNVSAGLWFSLYAVAVVHTRRFAFITLAAATAPLALLYLLAAVGPMEHPFVHGTGPNPADFQLLSSIATGATIALSNVIATGIGISVRQRREHEQEIAAWAARTASLASVNERTRIAREMHDVVAHSLTVMISLSDGAAVVVRKSPERAGEVLGELSRTGRTALADMRRVLGVLRDDAGAAAPRQPLASADSLDKLLEGFRTAGLPLHYSHTGPALPEDAAFRLTVYRIVQESLTNVLRYARSLSRVDVRIIRAGSTVTIDVLDDGAGQGSDPAWGSGQGLAGMAERARIYSGTVEAGRKGQGWSVRAVLAWPGDQEDEVPKAVNSAVPGPAEQLQGRK
- a CDS encoding response regulator encodes the protein MTEKQRITILLVDDQPLLRMGFRLILEGEDDLRIVGEASDGAEAVRLVRELNPDVVLMDVRMPVLDGIEATRAITATGSGARIIILTTFDVDEYAFAGLQAGASAFLLKDVAPPELINAVRVVASGDAVVAPRVTQRLLETYVRGANSPAPAATMRDPLLDDLTPRETEMLEAMAEGLSNAEIAHRYFLSEATVKTHVRRILTKLHLRDRVQAVVYAYETGLVVPSNPDY
- a CDS encoding intradiol ring-cleavage dioxygenase; amino-acid sequence: MNTSHTPSDPHTSLDLTPQEPHPNHDRGLEFDLSTLMSRRSLGMFFGVGGAAVALSACTPGGSSSTASTSASSATATAAETATASAAATSSAATATPTLTRAIAECGVEIPKETAGPYPGDGSNGPNVLEASGVVRQGITSSFGTSSTKAEGVPLTITLTLLDNANGCVPLAGAAVYAWHCDRSGKYSMYDAGLANENYLRGVQEADANGQVTFTSIFPAAYSGRWPHIHFEVFESMSNATSAGQVLAVSQIALTQAACDDVYATPGYEASVANMKRTTLKSDNVFGDDGGIYQLATMTGSAAAGYTAGLNVTV
- a CDS encoding M18 family aminopeptidase produces the protein MPSPSSAAEHIQDLGAYVSASPSSFHAAHEAARRLETAGFARLDELDPWEGMAGKYFMIRDGALIAWVVPEGAGPVTGFNILGAHTDSPSFKLKPKPTIGSQGWLQAGVEIYGGPLLNSWLDRELQLAGRLVMLDGTQHLTATGPMLRFAQLAIHLDRAVNDGLTLDKQRHMNPVWGLGSPGDVDLLAVLAQHASGGQGVKAAEIGGYDVVMADTQPPAVFGARGEFFASGRLDNLSATHAGLAALIAHASRTASSSAPIAVLAAFDHEEIGSNSRSGACGPVLEDVLVRISDGLGATVSQRRQALAASFCISADAGHAVHPNYAERHDPANQPVLNGGPLLKINANQRYATDANGAAFWARLCARAEVPYQEFVSNNVMPCGSTIGPLTATRLGIRTVDVGVPLLSMHSARELCGVEDPHRLAKVTELFFRTVA
- a CDS encoding glycosyltransferase family 2 protein, which codes for MNLPWVLRRMPSYVDEVVIVDGRSVDHTVDVARALRVDVVVVAEPRKGKGVAVRAGFAAASGDIIVMLDADGSMDPQEIGWFVSPLQHDYDFVKGSRYVTGGGSEDLTFLRNAGNRALTGLANAVLHSNYSDLCYGYIAFRRECLEVLQLASDGFEIETELIVRAARAGLRIAEVPSIELDRISGASHLQTFRDGWRVLGTLARECALWEAPTAGARPEALRRVKYAYANIRFPRTPTDPQTVLSLAQGM
- a CDS encoding glycosyltransferase family 2 protein; amino-acid sequence: MYAFNPPPTVSVVICCYTMARWELLLDVIGSVRNQTMPPKEVIVVVDHNEDLYKRLVAVVDDVTLVESAGPRGLSGARNTGVGLADSDVVAFLDDDAQAAPDWLERLVVFYDDPDVLAVGGGVQPVWESGRPAYFGEELDWIVGCSHRGMPKVASEVRNVIGANMSFRLEVLRQVGGFNLALGRQGTKPLGCEETEICIRSIMGSPGSRIVYEPAAVVHHHVPASRGTVRYMLARSWSEGLSKAQVSEIVGHKRALGPERRYVRSILPRAVAAGIYGWSTGSNPQGLGRAAAVLAVLAFTSAGYLRGRRLGHVSTTQLSRTADQRAPWREVQ